In the Arachis stenosperma cultivar V10309 chromosome 8, arast.V10309.gnm1.PFL2, whole genome shotgun sequence genome, TTCTCATCACGAGAATTTGAAGTCGCTACCAACTGATTTGTTTTGGGCTTTGTATATACAATTCTCTTGGTGCTGAAAGAAGAAATGTGTCCATCATTTGCTTCAACTTGGTTCTCCAGCTTACTCAGTGGACTACTTTGATTATCAGGAGTTTCATACTGATTTGAATCATCTTTGGAAGAGTTTGGTGTATCATTGATATCTATCAGTTTTCTAGGATCTGATGCATTTTCACAGCAACCACTGGAAGGAGGTTCTACCAATGGGGAAGATATATTTTCCTCTGATAATGTGCCAATGGATAGTGAAGGTTTTCTCTGACTCTGCTGAGGGACCTCTGCTACTCCTGTTTTCAAGGTCAGTTGATCTGACACATCAATCCTGCTCCCAGATCTGGTACTCTTTGATAATTCATCTAAGCTCAAAGGTGACTTATTTACAGAAGAGATCTGAGTAAAAGAAACTGTAGTAGGCTGTCTTACAAGACTGTTACCTTTACGAATGTAAGAGGTATTCTGAAAGTTTCCTTTCCTATCTAGAATTTGCCTTTTGGGAAGAAATTTTCCTGGCGAAAGCTTGTTTCCAGGTAAAGAACCTTGAGAATTATTACCAGAACGTCGCCAAGTTCGAGGATTTGAGAGATGGGTTGAAGAGGCAGATGTCTTTGAATTTGACTTTGAAATGATGAACGAACAACCCTTTTGAGTTTTTGGCATGGCACCTCCAAGGGTATTTTTGCTCCCATTTTCTGAAAAATAAGAAACTGGACCATTATTTGAAACCTTGGAGTTGACTTGGGATGATTGTCGCATTAGATTCCTCTCAACTGGGTTACTATGCCCAGTTGCATTAGCTGACTTCATAATCTTATTAGTATGCTGTATTGGTGAAGTACAAGTAGGCAAATCAGAACCATGTTCAACTGCAGATATATCCCCACAATTGTTTTCATCTTGGATTGATGTACAATTTAAATTCCCTCTCTCAGGTGCTTCCGATATCCCTTGAGAACACACATCTGATGGTGCTTCAGGTGCATCCTCCTCCAAATCACCATCGGAAGGATGGGACACAATGCTCTGTTGATGAATTAAACTGTCCTTCATATCTCCCTTATTATATCCAGACGCCAAAATGTCAGTTTGCATTTGAGTGCCATTTTCTTTGCATTcaccatccaacaatgggaacTGAATGTCTAAGTCCTCACGAAATGAATAAGATGCAAAATCTGAGTTCTTTAATTCAAAATGGTCAGAACTCATGGTTTCATTATTTGCATATCTAGCGTCACAAGAACCTCCAACAAAATTGTCAGACAATTTCCTACTATCCTGTGAACATGACAATGATTGTGCACTAAACAGAACATCCATGCTTGACAATGCAACTTCTTTTTCGGGTGCTTGTTTATCACTGAAAGAAACAGGAAAATCCGCACAAGATTTGGATACCACAACTGCATCACTCAACTCAGAGGTAGTCGTGACTTTGATCCCTTTAGATAATAGTGAAAGATAATTTGCATCATCAATCTCATTATCTCTAACACAAAGCTCAGCCTCTGAAAGCTCCTTTTTCCCATGTAAAGTAATGATCCCATCCAAGCACGATTCCAGGTTAGAACCTAAGCTTTGAACAGATTGATCCAAAACTTCTGAACAACATGCATCCTTCACCTTCACACTTGAGGCAGTATCCCAATCATTTGCATGGCTAACTGAATTTACAGGTTTTGGAGAAATTCCCTCCATCTTTGAGTGCAAAAACTTTGAATGAGTCCTagcttttctctttttcatatTGTTTGTATCCCCTTCACCAAATCCAACAGAAAGATTAGAACTTGAAAATGGCTCTTCCTTGCCACAATTCTCAGAAGATATGGCAGCGTAACTGGGGGAAACATCCTTCACAGCATCATTAGTGATGTCAGAACACTGACCAGCGGTACCATCATCTAAATTGACCAGTCCACTATAAGAACCCTGTGTCACAGCAATAGCATTTTGTATGCAATCTGTACCAGAGTGAATCTTAATTTTTCCTGAATTTGAAGGGGCAGACATTGCGCTGCTTGATGCAGGGTTGATCACGTCTGGATTTTCTTCCAAAATAGCATACTTGGTGATAATAGTAGGGACCATATGTCCAAAACCAGATTCACCAGTAAGACCACATTCAGTAACTGTAAGCTTCTCTTTAGATCCTTTAAGATCACCAGAAATTAGGCCATAAACGCTACTAGCAGAGTTATATGTATTAGTGCGATCTGAGTTACCAATATTGTCAGCTGAACTAAGAACGCTGTCATCTACTACATCTATAACAAACCCATTCTGTGGACATCTTACATTTGAATAATTCTCACGTGATTGAGACTCTTGATTCTGACATAGCTGTTTAATATCACAACCCACATCATTGATTTTGGAAGTACTTCCATTTAATAATTCAGGAACCATGTTAGTATCTGGCATTCTACGCAAGTCGTGGACAGAATTATTTGCATCTAAACACTCAGAATCAATCTTTTTAGCTTCACCAGTAGAAGCACAAGATTGAGAATTTGGAATGTTAAGACCACTTTCAAACCTGGCGGCTCCTTTCTGAGTATCTGAATCTTCATCAGTTTCACATTCTCGTGACCTGGAATGTGGCCCCAAACTCAGCAGGGTTAGATCTCCATTTCTATCTTCAAGCAATTGATTCCGATCCTTTGATAAATTGTATGAACTATGGCCAGGCATTGACATCTTGTCTACAGTGATGTTTTTCTGCTCCAGACAAGCTTCAACTTTGTTGGGAACAGAGACAGATGAAGAACTAGGTATGACTCGATCAGGTTGCACACATCCATGAACCTTATTTGCTGATCGTGAATTTGACATTGTAGATTTTGGATTTCCAACAACTTTCTTCACTACTCTCTTGACAACTTTTTTCTTCTTGACAACCCTTGGGGAGGATTTACCAGAGTGAATTTTGGTACTTCCACCTGCAACCTCATTTTTCACACTATCAGTCTCACGGGTGCAAGGTTGAGAACAAGGATTAACAACATTATTCTGTAAGCTTAAATCATTCACAGATCCAGAGCAGTCATTCACTTTGCATGATGAGCTATTCAAAGTTACAACATCCCTAGATACTTTTGCAGCTTCCAAACCAGAACAATCACTATCGGATACTGAAaccttttttctcttttctgaGGGAGTTAAATCAGCATCAGAGACAGAATTCATATTTGTATCAGTAACAACAGTCGAAGTCGAAGCGGTCACAATAGCCTTCGCAACCAGGGAATTTGATTCAAAAGAGATATCAAGCTCCACAGGACttccttccctttcttcttGTTTCATCCCATGACCTACATGCCCACACTGCTCCTTGCCCCTGAAATCATTAGTGTTAGACTCAGCAGAATAACCAGCATTCCGTAAGTGTTCAATCTCACGATTCCTATAACTTGGTTTTGCATTCTGGATCCTAAGAAGAGCACTCTTCTTTTGAACCTGTTTCTTTAGAGAAGGTCGCCATAATTCATGACCAAACTCCCTGTTGTTCCCTCTACCACTATACCTACCCGATTCCCATCCATATTCCTCACGCGTCCCAACGCGAAAATCATCAACATTCTTAGCAAAACCAATCTCGCCGGTCCCCAATTCGAACCGTGAATCAGGCAACTCCTTAGGTCCCCTCCTCTCATTCAACCACCTCTTGCCTTCGCCATGCCCATCTCTTCTTCCAACCCTGGGAATCTTATCCTCGAATTCCACACTATACCCGCGAACATACCCCCCGGGTTTCAAATCAATATTAATCTCCCTTGACATCGCCGGTGGCGCCCTGCCGAAGCCTCCG is a window encoding:
- the LOC130944707 gene encoding uncharacterized protein At1g21580-like isoform X1, translated to MDQHHSHYVHHHHHSHHDHNNDDNNTNHTRYPPPPPHHNHSHLPPPPPPPPSLPTPPAPPPQAQPLRYRTIRTPPPPPPYAPNNNHPPSHQNQFPQFNSPNYPNRPFQEEHPISNNHNQSFSQSPRIASRILPGDPFPRRNFPRFDTETRWDPNPGRRIAPDCLLPRNYTTVDLDSELRQHREGVSLPPSAYPAEKIRYDPDRSRWRLEYEYEGNPRKDEEFGCGSGNDANYHNYHRRGVGDLPPRHDLPNGGFGRAPPAMSREINIDLKPGGYVRGYSVEFEDKIPRVGRRDGHGEGKRWLNERRGPKELPDSRFELGTGEIGFAKNVDDFRVGTREEYGWESGRYSGRGNNREFGHELWRPSLKKQVQKKSALLRIQNAKPSYRNREIEHLRNAGYSAESNTNDFRGKEQCGHVGHGMKQEEREGSPVELDISFESNSLVAKAIVTASTSTVVTDTNMNSVSDADLTPSEKRKKVSVSDSDCSGLEAAKVSRDVVTLNSSSCKVNDCSGSVNDLSLQNNVVNPCSQPCTRETDSVKNEVAGGSTKIHSGKSSPRVVKKKKVVKRVVKKVVGNPKSTMSNSRSANKVHGCVQPDRVIPSSSSVSVPNKVEACLEQKNITVDKMSMPGHSSYNLSKDRNQLLEDRNGDLTLLSLGPHSRSRECETDEDSDTQKGAARFESGLNIPNSQSCASTGEAKKIDSECLDANNSVHDLRRMPDTNMVPELLNGSTSKINDVGCDIKQLCQNQESQSRENYSNVRCPQNGFVIDVVDDSVLSSADNIGNSDRTNTYNSASSVYGLISGDLKGSKEKLTVTECGLTGESGFGHMVPTIITKYAILEENPDVINPASSSAMSAPSNSGKIKIHSGTDCIQNAIAVTQGSYSGLVNLDDGTAGQCSDITNDAVKDVSPSYAAISSENCGKEEPFSSSNLSVGFGEGDTNNMKKRKARTHSKFLHSKMEGISPKPVNSVSHANDWDTASSVKVKDACCSEVLDQSVQSLGSNLESCLDGIITLHGKKELSEAELCVRDNEIDDANYLSLLSKGIKVTTTSELSDAVVVSKSCADFPVSFSDKQAPEKEVALSSMDVLFSAQSLSCSQDSRKLSDNFVGGSCDARYANNETMSSDHFELKNSDFASYSFREDLDIQFPLLDGECKENGTQMQTDILASGYNKGDMKDSLIHQQSIVSHPSDGDLEEDAPEAPSDVCSQGISEAPERGNLNCTSIQDENNCGDISAVEHGSDLPTCTSPIQHTNKIMKSANATGHSNPVERNLMRQSSQVNSKVSNNGPVSYFSENGSKNTLGGAMPKTQKGCSFIISKSNSKTSASSTHLSNPRTWRRSGNNSQGSLPGNKLSPGKFLPKRQILDRKGNFQNTSYIRKGNSLVRQPTTVSFTQISSVNKSPLSLDELSKSTRSGSRIDVSDQLTLKTGVAEVPQQSQRKPSLSIGTLSEENISSPLVEPPSSGCCENASDPRKLIDINDTPNSSKDDSNQYETPDNQSSPLSKLENQVEANDGHISSFSTKRIVYTKPKTNQLVATSNSRDEKSQTAFSEGYYKRCKNQLIRNMNQTVAVPKATLDSDGQGSCKVLCNRKFSKRQLHKVAGRSFKSLRASLVWTLCGKKSPKNGHNSWHSQRVLPQLFPWKRPTYLRSVVHNSASCSNSTFLSAVSKKMLHFRKMDTVYTRSTRGFSLWKSKVLSVGGSSLKWSKSIEKNSKQANEEATLAVAAVERKKREQKGAACVGSHANKRIFRIGSVRYKMDPSRCTLQRISDDESLSSATTDSGLVVKRAYIPRRLVIGNDEYVRIGNGNQLIRDPKKRTRKLANEKVRWSLHTARQRLARKQKYCQFFTRFGKCNKEGGKCPYVHDPSKIAVCTKFLNGLCSTPNCKLTHKVIPERMPDCSYFLQGLCTNRNCPYRHVNVNPKASVCEGFLKGYCADGNECRKKHSCICPTFEATGTCTKGTRCKLHHPEKQKGKKRKRSGDQSNSNSRGRYFASVPINVSEAGIVVIPGQRDLSDDLEGELTDYISLQDDYTKTVGQSLALTLCDSDSLSLQLEDYEVNVKPTLLMKTKGTPRSSRSSVLQS
- the LOC130944707 gene encoding uncharacterized protein At1g21580-like isoform X4; this encodes MDQHHSHYVHHHHHSHHDHNNDDNNTNHTRYPPPPPHHNHSHLPPPPPPPPSLPTPPAPPPQAQPLRYRTIRTPPPPPPYAPNNNHPPSHQNQFPQFNSPNYPNRPFQEEHPISNNHNQSFSQSPRIASRILPGDPFPRRNFPRFDTETRWDPNPGRRIAPDCLLPRNYTTVDLDSELRQHREGVSLPPSAYPAEKIRYDPDRSRWRLEYEYEGNPRKDEEFGCGSGNDANYHNYHRRGVGDLPPRHDLPNGGFGRAPPAMSREINIDLKPGGYVRGYSVEFEDKIPRVGRRDGHGEGKRWLNERRGPKELPDSRFELGTGEIGFAKNVDDFRVGTREEYGWESGRYSGRGNNREFGHELWRPSLKKQVQKKSALLRIQNAKPSYRNREIEHLRNAGYSAESNTNDFRGKEQCGHVGHGMKQEEREGSPVELDISFESNSLVAKAIVTASTSTVVTDTNMNSVSDADLTPSEKRKKVSVSDSDCSGLEAAKVSRDVVTLNSSSCKVNDCSGSVNDLSLQNNVVNPCSQPCTRETDSVKNEVAGGSTKIHSGKSSPRVVKKKKVVKRVVKKVVGNPKSTMSNSRSANKVHGCVQPDRVIPSSSSVSVPNKVEACLEQKNITVDKMSMPGHSSYNLSKDRNQLLEDRNGDLTLLSLGPHSRSRECETDEDSDTQKGAARFESGLNIPNSQSCASTGEAKKIDSECLDANNSVHDLRRMPDTNMVPELLNGSTSKINDVGCDIKQLCQNQESQSRENYSNVRCPQNGFVIDVVDDSVLSSADNIGNSDRTNTYNSASSVYGLISGDLKGSKEKLTVTECGLTGESGFGHMVPTIITKYAILEENPDVINPASSSAMSAPSNSGKIKIHSGTDCIQNAIAVTQGSYSGLVNLDDGTAGQCSDITNDAVKDVSPSYAAISSENCGKEEPFSSSNLSVGFGEGDTNNMKKRKARTHSKFLHSKMEGISPKPVNSVSHANDWDTASSVKVKDACCSEVLDQSVQSLGSNLESCLDGIITLHGKKELSEAELCVRDNEIDDANYLSLLSKGIKVTTTSELSDAVVVSKSCADFPVSFSDKQAPEKEVALSSMDVLFSAQSLSCSQDSRKLSDNFVGGSCDARYANNETMSSDHFELKNSDFASYSFREDLDIQFPLLDGECKENGTQMQTDILASGYNKGDMKDSLIHQQSIVSHPSDGDLEEDAPEAPSDVCSQGISEAPERGNLNCTSIQDENNCGDISAVEHGSDLPTCTSPIQHTNKIMKSANATGHSNPVERNLMRQSSQVNSKVSNNGPVSYFSENGSKNTLGGAMPKTQKGCSFIISKSNSKTSASSTHLSNPRTWRRSGNNSQGSLPGNKLSPGKFLPKRQILDRKGNFQNTSYIRKGNSLVRQPTTVSFTQISSVNKSPLSLDELSKSTRSGSRIDVSDQLTLKTGVAEVPQQSQRKPSLSIGTLSEENISSPLVEPPSSGCCENASDPRKLIDINDTPNSSKDDSNQYETPDNQSSPLSKLENQVEANDGHISSFSTKRIVYTKPKTNQLVATSNSRDEKSQTAFSEGYYKRCKNQLIRNMNQTVAVPKATLDSDGQGSCKVLCNRKFSKRQLHKVAGRSFKSLRASLVWTLCGKKSPKNGHNSWHSQRVLPQLFPWKRPTYLRSVVHNSASCSNSTFLSAVSKKMLHFRKMDTVYTRSTRGFSLWKSKVLSVGGSSLKWSKSIEKNSKQANEEATLAVAAVERKKREQKGAACVGSHANKRIFRIGSVRYKMDPSRCTLQRISGGQDFYDESLSSATTDSGLVVKRAYIPRRLVIGNDEYVRIGNGNQLIRDPKKRTRKLANEKVRWSLHTARQRLARKQKYCQFFTRFGKCNKEGGKCPYVHDPSKIAVCTKFLNGLCSTPNCKLTHKVIPERMPDCSYFLQGLCTNRNCPYRHVNVNPKASVCEGFLKGYCADGNEEEAQLYLSYF
- the LOC130944707 gene encoding uncharacterized protein LOC130944707 isoform X3, with amino-acid sequence MDQHHSHYVHHHHHSHHDHNNDDNNTNHTRYPPPPPHHNHSHLPPPPPPPPSLPTPPAPPPQAQPLRYRTIRTPPPPPPYAPNNNHPPSHQNQFPQFNSPNYPNRPFQEEHPISNNHNQSFSQSPRIASRILPGDPFPRRNFPRFDTETRWDPNPGRRIAPDCLLPRNYTTVDLDSELRQHREGVSLPPSAYPAEKIRYDPDRSRWRLEYEYEGNPRKDEEFGCGSGNDANYHNYHRRGVGDLPPRHDLPNGGFGRAPPAMSREINIDLKPGGYVRGYSVEFEDKIPRVGRRDGHGEGKRWLNERRGPKELPDSRFELGTGEIGFAKNVDDFRVGTREEYGWESGRYSGRGNNREFGHELWRPSLKKQVQKKSALLRIQNAKPSYRNREIEHLRNAGYSAESNTNDFRGKEQCGHVGHGMKQEEREGSPVELDISFESNSLVAKAIVTASTSTVVTDTNMNSVSDADLTPSEKRKKVSVSDSDCSGLEAAKVSRDVVTLNSSSCKVNDCSGSVNDLSLQNNVVNPCSQPCTRETDSVKNEVAGGSTKIHSGKSSPRVVKKKKVVKRVVKKVVGNPKSTMSNSRSANKVHGCVQPDRVIPSSSSVSVPNKVEACLEQKNITVDKMSMPGHSSYNLSKDRNQLLEDRNGDLTLLSLGPHSRSRECETDEDSDTQKGAARFESGLNIPNSQSCASTGEAKKIDSECLDANNSVHDLRRMPDTNMVPELLNGSTSKINDVGCDIKQLCQNQESQSRENYSNVRCPQNGFVIDVVDDSVLSSADNIGNSDRTNTYNSASSVYGLISGDLKGSKEKLTVTECGLTGESGFGHMVPTIITKYAILEENPDVINPASSSAMSAPSNSGKIKIHSGTDCIQNAIAVTQGSYSGLVNLDDGTAGQCSDITNDAVKDVSPSYAAISSENCGKEEPFSSSNLSVGFGEGDTNNMKKRKARTHSKFLHSKMEGISPKPVNSVSHANDWDTASSVKVKDACCSEVLDQSVQSLGSNLESCLDGIITLHGKKELSEAELCVRDNEIDDANYLSLLSKGIKVTTTSELSDAVVVSKSCADFPVSFSDKQAPEKEVALSSMDVLFSAQSLSCSQDSRKLSDNFVGGSCDARYANNETMSSDHFELKNSDFASYSFREDLDIQFPLLDGECKENGTQMQTDILASGYNKGDMKDSLIHQQSIVSHPSDGDLEEDAPEAPSDVCSQGISEAPERGNLNCTSIQDENNCGDISAVEHGSDLPTCTSPIQHTNKIMKSANATGHSNPVERNLMRQSSQVNSKVSNNGPVSYFSENGSKNTLGGAMPKTQKGCSFIISKSNSKTSASSTHLSNPRTWRRSGNNSQGSLPGNKLSPGKFLPKRQILDRKGNFQNTSYIRKGNSLVRQPTTVSFTQISSVNKSPLSLDELSKSTRSGSRIDVSDQLTLKTGVAEVPQQSQRKPSLSIGTLSEENISSPLVEPPSSGCCENASDPRKLIDINDTPNSSKDDSNQYETPDNQSSPLSKLENQVEANDGHISSFSTKRIVYTKPKTNQLVATSNSRDEKSQTAFSEGYYKRCKNQLIRNMNQTVAVPKATLDSDGQGSCKVLCNRKFSKRQLHKVAGRSFKSLRASLVWTLCGKKSPKNGHNSWHSQRVLPQLFPWKRPTYLRSVVHNSASCSNSTFLSAVSKKMLHFRKMDTVYTRSTRGFSLWKSKVLSVGGSSLKWSKSIEKNSKQANEEATLAVAAVERKKREQKGAACVGSHANKRIFRIGSVRYKMDPSRCTLQRISGGQDFYDESLSSATTDSGLVVKRAYIPRRLVIGNDEYVRIGNGNQLIRDPKKRTRKLANEKVRWSLHTARQRLARKQKYCQFFTRFGKCNKEGGKCPYVHDPSKIAVCTKFLNGLCSTPNCKLTHKVIPERMPDCSYFLQGLCTNRNCPYRHVNVNPKASVCEGFLKGYCADGNECRKKHSCICPTFEATGTCTKGTRCKLHHPEKQKGKKRKRSGDQSNSNSRGRYFASVPINVSEAGIVVIPGQRDLSDDLEGELTDYISLQDDYTKTVGQSLALTLCDSDSLSLQLEDYEVNVKPTLLMKTKGTPRSSRSSVLQS
- the LOC130944707 gene encoding uncharacterized protein At1g21580-like isoform X2 yields the protein MDQHHSHYVHHHHHSHHDHNNDDNNTNHTRYPPPPPHHNHSHLPPPPPPPPSLPTPPAPPPQAQPLRYRTIRTPPPPPPYAPNNNHPPSHQNQFPQFNSPNYPNRPFQEEHPISNNHNQSFSQSPRIASRILPGDPFPRRNFPRFDTETRWDPNPGRRIAPDCLLPRNYTTVDLDSELRQHREGVSLPPSAYPAEKIRYDPDRSRWRLEYEYEGNPRKDEEFGCGSGNDANYHNYHRRGVGDLPPRHDLPNGGFGRAPPAMSREINIDLKPGGYVRGYSVEFEDKIPRVGRRDGHGEGKRWLNERRGPKELPDSRFELGTGEIGFAKNVDDFRVGTREEYGWESGRYSGRGNNREFGHELWRPSLKKQVQKKSALLRIQNAKPSYRNREIEHLRNAGYSAESNTNDFRGKEQCGHVGHGMKQEEREGSPVELDISFESNSLVAKAIVTASTSTVVTDTNMNSVSDADLTPSEKRKKVSVSDSDCSGLEAAKVSRDVVTLNSSSCKVNDCSGSVNDLSLQNNVVNPCSQPCTRETDSVKNEVAGGSTKIHSGKSSPRVVKKKKVVKRVVKKVVGNPKSTMSNSRSANKVHGCVQPDRVIPSSSSVSVPNKVEACLEQKNITVDKMSMPGHSSYNLSKDRNQLLEDRNGDLTLLSLGPHSRSRECETDEDSDTQKGAARFESGLNIPNSQSCASTGEAKKIDSECLDANNSVHDLRRMPDTNMVPELLNGSTSKINDVGCDIKQLCQNQESQSRENYSNVRCPQNGFVIDVVDDSVLSSADNIGNSDRTNTYNSASSVYGLISGDLKGSKEKLTVTECGLTGESGFGHMVPTIITKYAILEENPDVINPASSSAMSAPSNSGKIKIHSGTDCIQNAIAVTQGSYSGLVNLDDGTAGQCSDITNDAVKDVSPSYAAISSENCGKEEPFSSSNLSVGFGEGDTNNMKKRKARTHSKFLHSKMEGISPKPVNSVSHANDWDTASSVKVKDACCSEVLDQSVQSLGSNLESCLDGIITLHGKKELSEAELCVRDNEIDDANYLSLLSKGIKVTTTSELSDAVVVSKSCADFPVSFSDKQAPEKEVALSSMDVLFSAQSLSCSQDSRKLSDNFVGGSCDARYANNETMSSDHFELKNSDFASYSFREDLDIQFPLLDGECKENGTQMQTDILASGYNKGDMKDSLIHQQSIVSHPSDGDLEEDAPEAPSDVCSQGISEAPERGNLNCTSIQDENNCGDISAVEHGSDLPTCTSPIQHTNKIMKSANATGHSNPVERNLMRQSSQVNSKVSNNGPVSYFSENGSKNTLGGAMPKTQKGCSFIISKSNSKTSASSTHLSNPRTWRRSGNNSQGSLPGNKLSPGKFLPKRQILDRKGNFQNTSYIRKGNSLVRQPTTVSFTQISSVNKSPLSLDELSKSTRSGSRIDVSDQLTLKTGVAEVPQQSQRKPSLSIGTLSEENISSPLVEPPSSGCCENASDPRKLIDINDTPNSSKDDSNQYETPDNQSSPLSKLENQVEANDGHISSFSTKRIVYTKPKTNQLVATSNSRDEKSQTAFSEGYYKRCKNQLIRNMNQTVAVPKATLDSDGQGSCKVLCNRKFSKRQLHKVAGRSFKSLRASLVWTLCGKKSPKNGHNSWHSQRVLPQLFPWKRPTYLRSVVHNSASCSNSTFLSAVSKKMLHFRKMDTVYTRSTRGFSLWKSKVLSVGGSSLKWSKSIEKNSKQANEEATLAVAAVERKKREQKGAACVGSHANNDESLSSATTDSGLVVKRAYIPRRLVIGNDEYVRIGNGNQLIRDPKKRTRKLANEKVRWSLHTARQRLARKQKYCQFFTRFGKCNKEGGKCPYVHDPSKIAVCTKFLNGLCSTPNCKLTHKVIPERMPDCSYFLQGLCTNRNCPYRHVNVNPKASVCEGFLKGYCADGNECRKKHSCICPTFEATGTCTKGTRCKLHHPEKQKGKKRKRSGDQSNSNSRGRYFASVPINVSEAGIVVIPGQRDLSDDLEGELTDYISLQDDYTKTVGQSLALTLCDSDSLSLQLEDYEVNVKPTLLMKTKGTPRSSRSSVLQS